In Rubrobacter radiotolerans DSM 5868, a genomic segment contains:
- the pheS gene encoding phenylalanine--tRNA ligase subunit alpha codes for MSTADRIETLKTEALAAVERADSTAALEEARVRYLGRSSGLVEIKKSIGSLPVEEKKTVGRSSNEATRAIEGALREKVERLAAEEREARLREEAVDVTLPGVPFPKGSFHPTQIVIDDVVDFFVGLGYRVAEGPEVETDYYNFTALGIPPGHPARSMQDTFFLDDGLVMRTHTSPVQVRTMLATEPPVYVVCPGRTYRRDSDPTHTPMFNQIEGLAVDREITLADLKGTLAAMARHVFGESVEIRLRPSYFQFTEPSVELDVSCFLCGGRDSSCKVCKGAGWLEMGGAGMVDPEVLGNVGYDAEEYTGFAFGFGPDRMAMVKFGIPDLRMFFEGDLRFLRQF; via the coding sequence ATGAGCACCGCGGACCGCATAGAAACGCTGAAAACCGAGGCGCTGGCCGCGGTCGAGAGGGCCGACTCGACCGCGGCACTCGAAGAGGCGCGCGTCCGTTACCTCGGGCGTTCCTCCGGGCTGGTCGAGATAAAGAAGTCCATCGGCTCTCTACCGGTCGAGGAGAAGAAGACCGTCGGACGGTCCTCGAACGAGGCGACGCGGGCAATCGAGGGAGCGCTCCGGGAAAAGGTCGAGCGTCTCGCCGCCGAAGAGCGCGAAGCGCGACTTCGCGAGGAGGCGGTGGATGTAACGCTCCCGGGGGTCCCGTTTCCGAAGGGGAGCTTCCACCCGACCCAGATCGTCATAGACGACGTGGTGGACTTCTTTGTCGGGCTCGGCTACCGGGTCGCCGAAGGTCCCGAGGTCGAGACGGACTACTACAACTTCACGGCGCTCGGGATACCTCCGGGGCATCCGGCTCGCAGCATGCAGGACACGTTCTTTCTCGATGACGGGCTCGTGATGCGGACGCACACCTCGCCCGTGCAGGTGAGGACGATGCTCGCCACGGAGCCACCGGTCTACGTGGTATGTCCCGGAAGGACATACCGGCGCGACTCCGACCCGACGCACACGCCGATGTTCAACCAGATCGAGGGCCTCGCCGTTGACCGGGAGATCACCCTCGCCGACCTCAAGGGCACGCTCGCGGCGATGGCGCGCCACGTCTTTGGCGAGTCGGTCGAGATACGCCTCAGGCCGAGCTACTTCCAGTTCACCGAGCCGTCCGTCGAGCTTGACGTGAGCTGCTTTCTCTGCGGCGGCAGGGACAGCTCGTGCAAGGTCTGCAAGGGCGCGGGCTGGCTGGAGATGGGCGGCGCGGGGATGGTCGACCCGGAGGTGCTCGGGAACGTCGGCTACGACGCGGAGGAGTACACCGGCTTCGCGTTCGGTTTCGGGCCGGACCGGATGGCGATGGTCAAGTTCGGCATCCCGGACCTCCGGATGTTCTTCGAGGGCGACCTCCGCTTCCTCAGGCAGTTTTAA